CCAACTGAGCTATACGCCCTTGCGAAATAAGCATTAACTTTACTGTTTTTACTATTTCCGTGCAAGCGGATTTTATTCTCACCTGCATATTTTTTCGCAAAAGCCTATTTATCAATATCTTATGAGTATAAATTCATTCTGAATATAAATCGCATCGACACGTTTTTTTGCTGTACAAAACCTCACCCTATTCAGTACACTATATGCTTCATTCACAGTTTTTCCCGGATATTCATCATGAAAGATTCAACTGTTACATCCTCTAAGCCTTTATCTAGTTATATTTTAGACTACGTCTTTATGGCTATTGGAGCTTTTTTGGCCGCCTTCTCGATTTCAGTTTTTTTGATTCCCAGTAATTTGATCGACGGCGGTATTGTTGGCGTTGCCATGATTTTTGGTTATATGTTTAAGCAAAGCTTATTTCCACTTTTTCTTTTTATCTTCAACCTTCCATTTCTTTACCTAGCCTATAAGCACATAGGAAAGGTGTTTTTAATTCACATGCTGTATGCTGTGATTTTGTTTATGGGGTGCGTCGTCTTTATTGAATCTGTCCTACATGTGGAATTTCATGGAGATTCTGTGGAAGTTGTGGTCATCGGGGGAGCCATCTTAGGCATTGGCTTGGGCTTAATCATTCGTTATGGGGGCTGCTTGGATGGGACAGAGATCCTAGGATTGATCATCAATAAGAAAACTGGCTTCACAGTCGGACAAGTTGTCCTCGTTTGCAATATTTTTATCTTTGGTGGTGCAGGAATCGCATTTCAGGATTGGCATCCCCCACTCCTCTCCTTGATTACCTTTATGGTTGCAAGCAAGGTAATGGATTCGGTGATTGTGGGATTAGACGAAACGAAATCCATGCTCATTATCTCCAAGCACTCCAATGCCATTGCACAAGCCATTATTCATGAACTCGGCTTAGGTTTAACCATCATGTATGGACGTGGAGGTTATTCAGGTGATGCGAGAGAAATTTTATACGTCATTGTTGAACGTCTTCAGTTAGCTGAATTGAAAGAACTCATCTATCGAGAAGATCCTTCAGCTTTTATTGCCATTGAAAACCTGCATGAGGTCGCCAATGGAAATCAGGGCTCTAAAACTGATCGCAGTCAAAAATGGATCGAATCTATCATGTCGCGCGCTTTTGGATCCAAAAAAAATTCCAATGATTCCTGAAATTACTTTTGAAGAAGTTCGGGCAGAAGCTTTACGCTTAGGCTGGGATGATGTTGGAATCACAGAAGCACACATTCTAGAAGATGATATCGAAGCCTATAAAACCTGGCTCGCAAACAATTATCAAGGGGATCTCCAGTATATGGAAAATCACATACGCTGTGATCCCCAACAACTTTTTCCCGGTGCAAAAACCGCCATTATTTTTGTCACGCACTACAAACAAGAAAGAGTGCAATTTCGGAATGATGCTGGTGTGGTTGCCTCTTATGCAAGAGGAAGGGATTACCATCACCTCCATCGGAAAAGATTAAAAAAATTCATTCTTTGGCTTGAACAACGCTCTGGTCAAAGCAACATTGCAAAAGGTTTTAGCGATTCCACCCCTGTTATGGAAAAAGCCCTAGCCGTACAAGCTGGACTCGGCTGGTTTGGAAAAAATACGCTCCTTATTCATCGGCGCTTCGGAACTTTTTTACTTCTTTCCGGACTTTTTACTTCTTTAAACATACAGGAAAAATCGCTAAACCTACGCCTCCCTCGCTGCGGAACATGCCGTCGATGCCTCGATGCTTGCCCAACACAAGCCTTTGAAGCCCCCTATGTTTTAAATGCCACAAAATGTTTATCCTACCACCTCATCGAATCAAAAAAAGAAATTCCAGAAGAAATTCAAAAGAAAAATCCAGGCTATGTTTTTGGATGTGATATCTGCCAAGATGTTTGCCCTCACAATGTAAGACCTAAACCCTCCACCGTGCCCGAGTTTTCCCCGAATCAAGGCATGGGTGCTTATCTATCACTTGAAGATATTGAAAAGATTGAGCACAATCCGGAAAAGCTATTCGGCACGCCACTGCAACGCCGCGGCGCGACAGGATTGCGACACACATTTGAGACCTTAATGAAGGAAGATAAACATGGATGACCTTGATGCAAAATTACTAGCAACAGATTCCTGGAAAGTTTTTAGGATCATATCCGAATTTGTTGATGGCTTCGAAACGATGACTCAACTAGGTCCATCCGTCTCTATTTTTGGTTCGGCCAGGCTTCAGCCAGACACCCCCTATTACAGCTTAGCCGTAGAAGTTGCTCGACACATCGCAGAACGGGATTTCGCTATCATCACAGGCGGAGGACCTGGCATCATGGAAGCTGCAAATAAAGGCGCACAATCCGTACAAGGAAAGTCATGTGGACTAGGCATCAATTTACCAATGGAAGACGAACTCAATCATTTCATTGATACAAAATATAAGTTGCAATTTCGCTACTTCTTTGTCCGTAAAGTGATGTTTATCCGATACGCTCAAGGCTATGTTTTTTTACCAGGCGGATTTGGAACATTGGATGAGCTATTTGAAGCATTAACCCTCATCCAAACACAGAAGATCCATCCATTTCCGATTTATTTAATGGGCAAAGAGTATTGGGAAGGGCTAATGGATTGGATGCGAAGTACGGTTACCGACCATAAATGCATTTCCAAGAGCGATCTGGACCTCATCAATATCACAGATAATCCAGAAGAAGTGGCAAATGGAATTGAAAGACATTATCGCCGCGACCACGCCAAGCGAAATTTTTAAGTATTTAGAAAAACAAGCTCTCCAAAAGAGAGCCTGTTAAATAAAAAGCGAATTAATGCCTTTCCCCAACCGGAGCTCGTACAGGGGCCCCACCGCAGGACGCTTGTATACTAACTACACCTCGAGCCTGTGGCAATGCAACCGGCCTTGGAACATTACGTCCTTGCCCTGATCCAGGAACAACCCTGCCACTTAAAACAACCTCTCGTTCCCGCAATGCTTGTTGCTGCGCTACAGGCGAGGGTAAAGGCTGAGGACGCGCACTACGAGAACCAGGCAATGCTGGGTGACCTTGAACTGGCGCAGGACGACCATAACCATATATTGGACTTGTCATTACAATCTCCTAAATTAGTTTAAGCAAGTTGCGCGAACATAATTTAGCATGTTCACGTTGATTAAAATATTTGGACGGATAGAAAGAGGGTCATTGTTAACACCCAAGATTACAGTGTCATTCAGAAACCACTTTGCAGAAGTAGAGGAATCAAACACGGAAATCCCCCAAGAGGAACCATCATTGAGATAAACCAAATCATTCACATAATCGATCCCTGTAATGTAGTAGGTATAAATGCCATTGTAAAGAGGACCTGCGAATAAATTGACTTGCACCGTTACATTGGTATTTAAATTCACTAAACAATAGTCATAGATAGAAAAAAAGTTGCTATTTGGCGTCACAATAATGCTGTCAGATGTTAGCCAGTTCAATGTTTTATAACGATCATAAGAGCAAACAGTCCAGATTGAACCATCATAAAGCTCTACACTTCCTCCATCATAGGCAACAAGGTAAGGACGCTGATAGACACCTTGGTGTGTTGTGTAATAACCCGTAAATTTAGGTAATTTAGAAGAAGCTAATAAACGAGGATCTTCAGAATTTCCAAAATTGATTTCTTGACGTAAGCTTTTAGAAGTTAGCAAGACGTCTTTAACGCGCGCCTCTTCAGCCTCTTCTTTTTCTTCAGACACTTCTTGACGAGATTCTTTTACAAGTACTCTTTCTAAATAGGACTCTATTCTCTCCCCAACCGCGAGATGCACACGCTCATCTTGTTCCCGCGTTTCAATAAGCTCATCTTCCGTACCACATGCCATTGCACATACACACAGCAATTGCACAAATAGGAACCCATATTTTTTAACTTTCATCATCAATCTCCATTTTTAATTTATTTTCTACATTTAAAAATCTTGTTAGGAACGAGGACCTCTTTGGCCAACTCCCCCCCGACCTCCAACATTTCCACCCTCTGGTCTTGCTCGCGCACGCGCATTGAGTCCACGCTGGTCACCACGACTAACATCTACACCCACTCGCGCCCTTTCCCCTGGATAAGTAGACCTTTCCTCTTCGCGCACTTCGTATTCTCTAGCGAATCCCCCTTGAAAGCCGGTTTGACGTGCTGATCTTCCGGCTGAATCCCTCGCCGCTGTTCTACTTCCTGCCGGAATGTGTCCATATGTGCTACGATAAGGTTCACGACTTCTTCTAGCATACGCACTTGAGCGATCAGTCGTTAACACAGCTGAGAAGACACTCCCAAATACACTTCTTACTCCTCGCGCAAAATTCCCCCCCCTGCTTCTTTCATTTTGTCTATTAAAATCGACACGGATAGGCTCTGCACGAGGAGGTCGAACAAAACCAGGTTGACGGGATTTGTACCAAGCACATGCAAGAAAAAATAACGGAACGGCCCCAAAGAAAAGAACAAAAGGAGAAGCCAGTATCGCTATCGCGATGATTGCGACTTTAGCTTTTGTAGAAATTTCTCGTTTAACTTCCTTATCACCTTCCATACATGAATAATGAAATGGACGGTCAGTAAATATCGCGTTAGGCATATGATTTCCTTATTATTATTTATTATGATCAATTTCTAATCTTTACCTGGGGCATGATCCACAGTTTCTTTAGTACATTACTGCGCCACGCGCATTGTTGAGTACATTCACGTTAATCAAAATATTTGGACTGCTTTTACTTGAAAAATACCCATCGTTAACACCGATAATCACCGTGTCATTTACAATCCATTTGTTGAATGCAATACGATCAGATTTTTTCATTTTCCAGACTGTTCCATCCTCTAGGCAAACCTGATAATTAACATAGTCGATTGCCACAATCCAATGTGTATTAACACCATTGTAGATAGGCCCTAAAGACAAGTTAGCTGCCACAGTTTTCTTCGTATTCAGGTTAACCAAGTTATACTGATAAATAGAAAGCCAATTGTGGTTTGGTCGGATAATGATTTGATCACTTGTCAACCAATTAAATGTTTTATAGCGATCGCTTGCTTGAACACTCCAAATAGACCCATCGCTCAATTCAACTGTATCTCCTAGCGGAGAAACAGCTAATGGATTTTGATATATGCCTGGATGCGTTGTTGTTAAATTTGAGGTTGTAAATGGGAAAAACTTGGCTTGAAGCTCATTTCCTTCTTCATCAATTTTTGTTTCTGAAGCCACTTCTTCTTGTTCGGAAGTTATTTCATTTACTTCTCCCTCTTCGGCTGCACGCTCTTCTTGCAGGGTAATGTGATCTACCAAAGAAAATGGACGGGATCCAACAACGATATGCTCTTTTGGAGGCTCAATCTCTTCTGGCTGTACTGTCGTTGCCTGGAGAGCACCTGAAAAAGTTAGCAGTGTGCACACGAGTGCGGTTGATGAGTTTTTTAAAAAAACTTTCATGCCTTTTCCTTTTGTTTAATTTCATGAGAAAAGAATGATATACTCATTCTTACCCATTGTTTATTGTGTTCAACAATTGCGAATAACACGCAATATCTCTCAGAATAATTAAGGCAGTGTTAAGATTAAATAAATTTTAGATTAGCTTTGAAGATAGGTCTAAGGGGCGCCCAAGATTTTGGGCGCAAATCCTTAATCTCGTGTGAATTGTGATCCTTCAGAAATCAGTTGATCAATGTATGCAAGATCAAAGTCTGTTTCTAAAAATTTCGCATCTTCTAACATGTATAGGTGAAAAGGGATTGTGGAATGGACTCCACCGATATGGAATTCGCGTAAAGCCCTTTTTCCAACAGCTATCGCTTCATCCCGATTTTTTCCACGCACAATTAATTTTCCAATCATTGAGTCATAATTAGGTGGAATTTTGTATCCAGAATAGCAAGCACTGTCTACACGCACGCCTGGACCTCCCGGTGGTAGATAATACTCAAGCTGACCTGGAGAAGGGGTAAACCCTTTCATAGGATCTTCTGCATTAATGCGAAACTGAATGACATGCCCTTCAAAGTGAATGTCTTTTTGCGTATAGGCAAGTTCTTTCCCCATTGCAATTTTAATTTGCTCACGCACAAGATCCACCCCCGTCAATTCCTCTGTGACAGTATGCTCAACTTGAATACGGGTATTGACTTCCATGAAATAAAAATGGTGATCTTGATCTAACAAAAATTCGACTGTACCTACGGAATGATATCCTGCCGCCTTTACAACCTTGACTGCAGCCTGCCCCATTTTTTCTCGAAGTTTTGCCGAAAGAACTGGACTAGGGGCCTCTTCAATCAATTTTTGACGCCGTCTTTGAATTGTGCAATCACGCTCTCCCAAGTGGATGTAATTGCCATGTTTATCGCCCACAACTTGCACTTCAACGTGACGTGGAGACATAATCATTTTCTCTAGATAGACATCAGGATTTCCAAAACTAGCTTCAGCCTCTGCTCTAGCAGCCAAAAAGAGCTTATTAAACTCTGCTTCATGATAAGCGATACGAATCCCTTTTCCACCTCCACCAGCAACAGCTTTAATAAAGATCGGAAAACCGATTTCTTTAGCCACTTCCAACGCTTGAATAATATCGGAAACAACACCATCGGACCCTGGAATGACTGGACATCCAACACTCATTGCGGTTGCCTTCGCTCGTGCCTTATCTCCTAAAAGAGCAATGGATTTAGGTGAAGGACCAATAAAATTAAGGCCACAACTTTCGCAGATAGACGCAAAGTTTGTGTTTTCACTTAAAAAGCCGTAGCCAGGATGAACAGCGTCAGCTCCTGTAATTTCGCACGCAGATAGAATGTGGGGAATTTTTAAATAAGATTTGCTCGAAGGTGCCTCTCCAATACAAATGGCCTCGTCTGCATGCAAGACATGCAAAGCTTCAGCGTCTGCCTCCGAATAAACGGCCACGGTTTGCAAATTCAAATCGTGACATGCCCTAATAATCCGAACAGCAATTTCGCCACGGTTGGCGATTAGAACTTTTTGTATCATGAAAAAACTATATTCCTAAGAAATTTTAAAGAGCTTAGTACCAAACTCAACTGGCTGGCCGTTTTCAATTAATACTTCAGCGACAACCCCATCTACACCTGCTTTTACTTCATTCATGACTTTCATCGCTTCGATAATGCAGATCACAGTATCTTTGGTAATGACATCTCCTTTTTTCACAAAAGCTGGCTCGTCAGGAGCTGGTGAGGAATAAAATGTTCCAACCATGGGAGACTTGACATAAGCTCCGAGAGCTGATTCGGGTTTAGCTTCATCAGGAATAGGGGTTTGAAGAGAAGAGGGTATATCCCCCGTTTTAGGCCTTGCAGAGCGGTGATAAGAGTCATCATAGTGGCCTGTAAAATGAGGAGAAGATGGAGGAAATTCTGCCTCCAAGTAAGGAATGACAGTTCCTCGTTCTAATCTGAGCTCAAAATCCCCTTTTTTTAAGAAAAGTTCTTTCATATCGCTCCGGCCCATTGCAGCCATGAGTTCTTTAATTTGCTTAAGTTCCAATTGAAAGCCTCCCAATACGATCTAAACGCGTTGTATATATTCGTCTGTCTTTGTATCTACTTTGATGATATCTCCAACATCGATAAAAGGGGGAACTTGAACCGAAGCACCCGTTTCTAAAATAGCAATCCTAGATCCTGGATTCGCTCCTTTACCCTTTTCATTTTCAACATTTGATACCATGAGCTCTAAAAACTGTGGAAGTTCAACAGAAAAAACTGTGTCCCCGTAAAAAGAAGCTTTGATATCAACTCCCTCTTTCAGATAATTAACTTTAGAGCCAATCACTGCAATAGGAATTAAAATTTTATCTAGATTACGAATATCTAAAAATAAGTAGTTTTTTCCTTCCAGATATAGATATTCTAAATGTCTTTCGGTCAGAGGAACATCACTGACCGTTTGTCCGATTTTAAAGTTTTTTTCAACAACTTGATTAGTCGCAAGATCTTTCAACTTGGTTTTAATAAAAGGGGTACCTTTTGGCACGGTGACTTTAACACTTGATTCTACTCGATACAGCTTGCCGCTAATAGAAAGAATCATTCCAGGAGTAATTTGATTACTTGCAACCATAGTTAACCACGACTTCTTAAAGTGAATAAATTAAAAACAAATTGAAGCATTATTGCTTCACACGTAAAGACTCTACAGCTGTCTTCAGATCAGGAGCATTAAAAAGATATGATCCAGAGACGAGAACATTAGCGCCTGCATTCACACACAATTCAGCTGTTTGAGGGTTTATTCCCCCGTCAACTTCGATTAAAAAAGGCTTTATTGTTGCAGGATCTGCACCTTCAGGTGCATATTTACCCCCTTCACAAATATTCAGTTTATTACAAATATCCCGAGTAAATTCCACTTTTTCCAAAACTTCTGGCATAAATTCTTGTCCGCCAAAACCCGGATTCACCGTCATGAGTAGAATCATATCGCACTTGT
Above is a window of Parachlamydia acanthamoebae DNA encoding:
- a CDS encoding YitT family protein — its product is MKDSTVTSSKPLSSYILDYVFMAIGAFLAAFSISVFLIPSNLIDGGIVGVAMIFGYMFKQSLFPLFLFIFNLPFLYLAYKHIGKVFLIHMLYAVILFMGCVVFIESVLHVEFHGDSVEVVVIGGAILGIGLGLIIRYGGCLDGTEILGLIINKKTGFTVGQVVLVCNIFIFGGAGIAFQDWHPPLLSLITFMVASKVMDSVIVGLDETKSMLIISKHSNAIAQAIIHELGLGLTIMYGRGGYSGDAREILYVIVERLQLAELKELIYREDPSAFIAIENLHEVANGNQGSKTDRSQKWIESIMSRAFGSKKNSNDS
- the queG gene encoding tRNA epoxyqueuosine(34) reductase QueG, whose protein sequence is MEIRALKLIAVKNGSNLSCRALLDPKKIPMIPEITFEEVRAEALRLGWDDVGITEAHILEDDIEAYKTWLANNYQGDLQYMENHIRCDPQQLFPGAKTAIIFVTHYKQERVQFRNDAGVVASYARGRDYHHLHRKRLKKFILWLEQRSGQSNIAKGFSDSTPVMEKALAVQAGLGWFGKNTLLIHRRFGTFLLLSGLFTSLNIQEKSLNLRLPRCGTCRRCLDACPTQAFEAPYVLNATKCLSYHLIESKKEIPEEIQKKNPGYVFGCDICQDVCPHNVRPKPSTVPEFSPNQGMGAYLSLEDIEKIEHNPEKLFGTPLQRRGATGLRHTFETLMKEDKHG
- a CDS encoding TIGR00730 family Rossman fold protein gives rise to the protein MDDLDAKLLATDSWKVFRIISEFVDGFETMTQLGPSVSIFGSARLQPDTPYYSLAVEVARHIAERDFAIITGGGPGIMEAANKGAQSVQGKSCGLGINLPMEDELNHFIDTKYKLQFRYFFVRKVMFIRYAQGYVFLPGGFGTLDELFEALTLIQTQKIHPFPIYLMGKEYWEGLMDWMRSTVTDHKCISKSDLDLINITDNPEEVANGIERHYRRDHAKRNF
- the accC gene encoding acetyl-CoA carboxylase biotin carboxylase subunit translates to MQKVLIANRGEIAVRIIRACHDLNLQTVAVYSEADAEALHVLHADEAICIGEAPSSKSYLKIPHILSACEITGADAVHPGYGFLSENTNFASICESCGLNFIGPSPKSIALLGDKARAKATAMSVGCPVIPGSDGVVSDIIQALEVAKEIGFPIFIKAVAGGGGKGIRIAYHEAEFNKLFLAARAEAEASFGNPDVYLEKMIMSPRHVEVQVVGDKHGNYIHLGERDCTIQRRRQKLIEEAPSPVLSAKLREKMGQAAVKVVKAAGYHSVGTVEFLLDQDHHFYFMEVNTRIQVEHTVTEELTGVDLVREQIKIAMGKELAYTQKDIHFEGHVIQFRINAEDPMKGFTPSPGQLEYYLPPGGPGVRVDSACYSGYKIPPNYDSMIGKLIVRGKNRDEAIAVGKRALREFHIGGVHSTIPFHLYMLEDAKFLETDFDLAYIDQLISEGSQFTRD
- the accB gene encoding acetyl-CoA carboxylase biotin carboxyl carrier protein, producing MELKQIKELMAAMGRSDMKELFLKKGDFELRLERGTVIPYLEAEFPPSSPHFTGHYDDSYHRSARPKTGDIPSSLQTPIPDEAKPESALGAYVKSPMVGTFYSSPAPDEPAFVKKGDVITKDTVICIIEAMKVMNEVKAGVDGVVAEVLIENGQPVEFGTKLFKIS
- a CDS encoding elongation factor P, with the translated sequence MVASNQITPGMILSISGKLYRVESSVKVTVPKGTPFIKTKLKDLATNQVVEKNFKIGQTVSDVPLTERHLEYLYLEGKNYLFLDIRNLDKILIPIAVIGSKVNYLKEGVDIKASFYGDTVFSVELPQFLELMVSNVENEKGKGANPGSRIAILETGASVQVPPFIDVGDIIKVDTKTDEYIQRV